Proteins encoded within one genomic window of Polyangium spumosum:
- a CDS encoding NAD(P)H-dependent oxidoreductase, giving the protein MKVFIVHAHPEPKSFNASMTRLAVEVFEGGGHDVVVSDLYAMGWNPVTGPHNFTSRKDPAVFKQQIEEAHAVETNGFSPDVQAEIEKLFWCDALIFQFPLWWFAMPAILKGWVDRVYAFQRVYGGGKWYDHGTMRGKRAMASVTTGGPASMYEETGLAGDMNMLLAPVNQGVFRYVGFDVLPPFVAWSPARSAEADRARMLAAYRERLLAWENTQPITYPPLSAYDPSFRLKRA; this is encoded by the coding sequence ATGAAGGTGTTCATCGTTCATGCGCATCCCGAGCCGAAGAGCTTCAACGCGTCGATGACGCGCCTCGCCGTCGAGGTCTTCGAGGGCGGAGGGCACGACGTCGTCGTCTCGGATCTCTACGCGATGGGATGGAACCCCGTCACGGGGCCGCACAACTTCACGTCCCGCAAGGACCCCGCCGTCTTCAAGCAGCAGATCGAGGAGGCCCACGCCGTCGAGACGAACGGCTTCTCGCCCGACGTGCAGGCCGAAATCGAAAAACTCTTCTGGTGCGACGCGCTGATCTTCCAGTTCCCCCTGTGGTGGTTCGCGATGCCCGCGATCCTCAAGGGCTGGGTCGATCGCGTCTACGCCTTCCAGCGCGTCTATGGCGGCGGCAAGTGGTACGACCACGGCACCATGCGCGGCAAACGCGCCATGGCCTCCGTCACGACCGGCGGGCCCGCCTCGATGTACGAGGAGACCGGCCTCGCCGGCGACATGAACATGCTGCTCGCCCCCGTCAACCAGGGCGTCTTCCGCTACGTCGGCTTTGACGTCCTGCCGCCCTTCGTCGCCTGGTCGCCGGCCCGCAGCGCTGAAGCGGATCGCGCCCGCATGCTCGCCGCCTACCGCGAGCGCCTGCTCGCCTGGGAGAACACGCAGCCCATCACCTACCCGCCGCTCTCTGCCTACGATCCGTCGTTCCGCCTCAAGCGCGCCTGA
- a CDS encoding PAS domain-containing sensor histidine kinase yields the protein MFRLLVENVVDYAIFILDPQGIVLSWSKGAERLLGYREDEIVGRPIDVTFTPEDLQNGMPRRELDEALATGRGDDDRWHVRKDGTRFWSSGVATPLLDERGHLRGFAKIMRDRTDYKRTEEAERERQRQLQLLTNHVPVLIAHCDIEGRFKYVNKPYAARHGLEPADVVGKHVRDVLGPAGYATIAPHVDAVLRGERVEFETEILIEGIGPQVIRCAYDPEFDEEGRLQGFVAALVNVTESRQARNALRETEERLRTLSDNLPRGAVYQMVADSSGGRRFLYISAGIEAVLGVTPAEVLADASTIYRLIHEDDVPHMREQELVAIRELVPFDGEFRMWTRSGGVVWVHCRSARRRLSTGQTMWEGIFMDVTDRKQAEQALREAARRKDEFLAMLAHELRNPLAPIRTAAQVLRMLGVADPRAERSTKIIERQVEHMSRLVDDLLDVSRITSGKIKLQKGRVDLATVVAPAVETARPLIDARKHELSIELPPEGVCVYADPTRLTQMVENLLTNAAKYTEERGRITLAATREGDTAVLRVRDTGMGIPQEMLTKVFDLFTQVDRSLARSEGGLGIGLTLVKNIAEMHGGTVAAFSEGRGKGSEFVVRLPISGEAKA from the coding sequence ATGTTCCGGCTCCTGGTCGAGAACGTCGTCGATTACGCCATTTTCATCCTCGATCCGCAGGGCATCGTCCTGAGCTGGAGCAAGGGGGCCGAGCGGCTCCTCGGCTATCGCGAGGACGAGATCGTGGGGCGACCCATCGACGTCACCTTCACCCCCGAAGACCTGCAAAACGGCATGCCCCGGCGCGAGCTCGACGAGGCCCTGGCGACCGGCCGAGGTGACGACGATCGATGGCACGTCCGCAAAGACGGGACGAGGTTCTGGTCGAGCGGCGTCGCGACGCCGCTGCTCGACGAACGCGGCCACCTCCGCGGTTTCGCCAAGATCATGCGGGACCGGACCGACTACAAGCGGACGGAGGAGGCCGAGCGCGAGCGGCAGCGGCAATTGCAGCTTTTGACCAACCACGTCCCGGTCCTGATCGCCCATTGCGACATCGAAGGACGCTTCAAATACGTCAACAAACCCTACGCCGCCCGCCACGGCCTCGAGCCCGCCGACGTCGTGGGCAAACACGTCCGCGACGTGCTCGGCCCGGCCGGATACGCGACGATCGCGCCGCACGTGGACGCGGTCCTCCGGGGGGAGCGGGTCGAGTTCGAGACCGAGATCCTCATCGAGGGGATCGGCCCGCAGGTCATACGGTGCGCGTACGATCCGGAGTTCGACGAGGAGGGGCGGCTCCAGGGGTTCGTCGCCGCCCTCGTCAACGTGACCGAATCCAGGCAGGCGAGGAACGCCCTGCGCGAGACCGAGGAGCGGCTGCGGACCCTCAGCGACAACCTGCCGCGCGGCGCTGTCTATCAAATGGTGGCCGACAGCTCGGGGGGCAGGCGATTTCTTTATATCAGCGCCGGCATCGAGGCGGTCCTCGGGGTCACGCCTGCCGAGGTCCTGGCGGACGCCTCCACGATATATCGCCTCATTCACGAGGACGACGTCCCTCACATGCGCGAGCAGGAGCTGGTCGCCATTCGTGAGCTCGTCCCTTTTGATGGCGAGTTCCGGATGTGGACCCGCTCGGGCGGCGTCGTGTGGGTTCATTGCCGCTCGGCCCGCCGTCGTTTGTCGACCGGACAGACCATGTGGGAAGGCATCTTCATGGACGTGACGGACCGCAAGCAGGCCGAGCAGGCCCTGCGCGAGGCCGCCCGCCGCAAGGACGAGTTTCTGGCCATGCTGGCGCACGAGCTCAGAAACCCGCTGGCGCCGATCCGGACGGCCGCGCAGGTCCTCCGGATGCTCGGCGTCGCCGACCCGAGGGCCGAGCGATCCACGAAGATCATCGAGCGCCAGGTGGAGCACATGAGCCGGCTCGTCGACGATCTCCTGGACGTCAGTCGAATCACGAGCGGCAAGATCAAGCTCCAGAAGGGGCGGGTGGACCTCGCGACGGTCGTGGCGCCGGCCGTCGAGACGGCGCGGCCGCTCATCGACGCCCGCAAGCACGAGCTCTCGATCGAGCTGCCGCCCGAGGGTGTCTGCGTGTACGCCGACCCGACGCGGCTGACCCAGATGGTCGAGAACCTCCTGACGAACGCCGCCAAGTACACGGAGGAGCGCGGGCGGATCACGCTCGCCGCCACGCGCGAGGGGGACACGGCGGTCCTCCGCGTGCGGGACACGGGCATGGGCATCCCCCAGGAGATGCTGACGAAGGTCTTTGATCTCTTCACGCAGGTGGACCGCTCGCTGGCCCGATCGGAGGGCGGGCTCGGGATCGGGCTGACGCTGGTGAAGAACATCGCCGAAATGCACGGGGGCACGGTCGCGGCCTTCAGCGAAGGCAGAGGCAAGGGCAGCGAATTCGTGGTTCGTTTGCCGATTTCAGGAGAGGCAAAGGCCTAG
- a CDS encoding HAMP domain-containing sensor histidine kinase translates to MRLVSRLVLSHALPVGVMLCALLVMLASLARISSSLKEVRDAELGSLNTEEAVHRAAWSVEVAIRRGAMRCEKEHVSAEVAATIQERLRDLNTVLASADKPVRDSMLEAVRGYQQLAARVSAVDTCADLTTNSTRLERERLDEKLTDAWISRMFELHSALLRKDEESGRAAASALQGGIVLALVACIVSVLLAQRIARTVTQPLASLSSSVRSVGRGDFTVTIAAKGPREVVELGQEMEAMRRRLAELESLKQGFLASVSHEMRTPLTKIREALALLSDGAGGKLNERQGRIVQIAQVACEREIRTVTTLLDLSRLRAGVPIQRKPGASVDEVLWSAVRDEDLDAHERGVRVEVETPGEIAKACLDPVLVERAIANVLRNAVSVSKNGQRVMVRRDSVPEGPGGTAGAWARISVADEGPGIPPEIRAVLFDAFVTHSVETSPKRVGIGLGLALAREIARAHGGDIEASDAPTGGAVFRIWLPIDAEAPTTQALPARV, encoded by the coding sequence ATGCGGCTCGTCTCGCGGCTCGTCCTCTCGCACGCGCTCCCCGTCGGCGTCATGCTCTGCGCGCTGCTCGTCATGCTCGCATCCCTCGCGCGGATCAGCTCGTCGCTGAAGGAGGTGCGCGACGCCGAGCTGGGCTCGCTGAACACCGAGGAGGCCGTCCACCGCGCCGCGTGGTCCGTCGAGGTCGCCATCCGCCGCGGCGCCATGAGATGCGAGAAAGAGCACGTCTCCGCGGAGGTCGCGGCCACCATCCAGGAGCGCCTGCGGGACCTGAACACCGTGCTCGCGAGCGCCGACAAACCCGTGCGCGACTCGATGCTGGAGGCGGTCCGCGGCTACCAGCAGCTCGCCGCCCGCGTCTCCGCGGTCGACACCTGCGCCGACCTCACCACCAACTCCACGCGGCTCGAGCGCGAGCGGCTCGACGAGAAGCTCACGGACGCCTGGATCTCCCGCATGTTCGAGCTGCACTCCGCGCTCCTCCGCAAGGACGAGGAGTCCGGCCGCGCCGCGGCCTCGGCGCTGCAAGGCGGCATCGTGCTCGCGCTCGTGGCGTGTATCGTGTCGGTGCTGCTCGCGCAGCGGATCGCCCGCACGGTGACGCAGCCCCTCGCCTCGTTGTCCTCGAGCGTCCGCAGCGTGGGCCGGGGCGACTTCACCGTCACCATCGCGGCGAAGGGGCCACGCGAGGTGGTCGAGCTCGGCCAGGAGATGGAGGCCATGCGCCGCCGCCTGGCGGAGCTCGAGTCGCTCAAGCAAGGCTTCCTCGCCTCGGTCTCGCACGAGATGCGCACGCCGCTCACGAAGATCCGCGAGGCGCTCGCGCTCCTGTCCGACGGCGCAGGCGGCAAGCTGAACGAGCGGCAAGGGCGCATCGTGCAGATCGCGCAGGTGGCCTGCGAGCGCGAGATCCGCACCGTGACCACGCTTCTCGATCTGTCGCGGCTGCGCGCCGGCGTGCCCATCCAGCGCAAGCCCGGCGCCTCCGTGGACGAGGTCCTCTGGAGCGCGGTCCGCGACGAGGACCTCGACGCCCACGAGCGAGGCGTACGCGTCGAGGTCGAGACGCCCGGCGAGATCGCCAAGGCTTGCCTCGACCCGGTGCTCGTCGAGCGCGCCATCGCGAACGTCCTGCGCAACGCCGTCTCCGTCTCCAAGAACGGCCAGCGCGTGATGGTCCGCCGGGACAGCGTGCCCGAAGGCCCCGGCGGGACGGCCGGAGCCTGGGCGCGCATCAGCGTCGCCGACGAGGGGCCGGGCATCCCGCCCGAGATCCGCGCGGTCCTCTTCGACGCATTCGTGACCCACAGCGTGGAGACCTCCCCGAAGCGCGTGGGCATCGGCCTCGGCCTGGCCCTCGCCCGGGAGATCGCCCGGGCGCACGGCGGCGACATCGAAGCCTCGGACGCCCCCACAGGAGGCGCGGTTTTCCGCATTTGGTTGCCCATCGACGCCGAGGCGCCCACGACGCAGGCCCTCCCCGCGCGCGTGTGA
- a CDS encoding ornithine cyclodeaminase family protein (catalyzes the interconversion of alanine and pyruvate), with translation MPPHETILLSRSDVRSLLSMDAAIAAVEAAFEAHGHGRALMPPKVYLELDAYHGDLRAMPAYVDGAAGVKWVNSHPENPARFDLPAVMGMYILSDPATALPLAVMDATLLTAVRTGAAAAIASKHLAPRPPKTVGFVGCGVQARTLLEAHRAVYGDTFEVLCADVSEHAARAFADEARGRVVSLEEASGADVVNASTPARAPVVKRAWVKENAHVNAIGADAHGKQELEPAILLAGRVVIDDWEQATHSGEVNVPLQTGELRREQIHATLGEILAGKRPGRGDAPLTVFDSTGLAVQDVALARVVHAAARERGVGTGFDFFR, from the coding sequence ATGCCTCCGCACGAAACCATCCTGCTCTCGCGCTCCGATGTCCGTTCCCTCCTGTCGATGGATGCCGCCATCGCCGCGGTCGAGGCCGCGTTCGAGGCCCACGGGCACGGACGCGCGCTCATGCCGCCGAAGGTCTACCTCGAGCTCGACGCCTACCACGGCGATCTGCGCGCCATGCCCGCCTACGTCGACGGCGCCGCCGGCGTGAAGTGGGTCAACTCCCACCCGGAGAACCCTGCGCGCTTCGACCTGCCCGCCGTCATGGGCATGTACATCCTCTCCGACCCTGCGACCGCGCTGCCCCTCGCCGTCATGGATGCCACGCTCCTCACGGCCGTGCGCACCGGCGCCGCCGCCGCGATCGCCTCGAAGCACCTCGCGCCGCGACCGCCGAAGACCGTTGGCTTCGTCGGGTGCGGCGTGCAGGCGCGCACGCTGCTCGAGGCGCATCGCGCCGTCTACGGCGACACGTTCGAGGTCCTCTGCGCCGACGTCTCCGAGCACGCCGCGCGCGCCTTCGCCGACGAGGCGCGCGGCCGTGTCGTCTCCCTCGAGGAGGCCTCCGGCGCCGACGTCGTGAATGCCTCCACGCCCGCGCGCGCGCCCGTCGTCAAGCGCGCCTGGGTGAAGGAGAACGCGCACGTAAATGCCATCGGCGCCGACGCGCACGGCAAGCAGGAGCTCGAGCCCGCGATCCTGCTCGCGGGCCGCGTCGTCATCGACGACTGGGAGCAAGCCACGCACAGCGGCGAGGTGAACGTCCCGCTGCAAACGGGCGAGCTCCGCCGCGAGCAGATCCACGCGACGCTCGGCGAGATCCTCGCGGGAAAGCGCCCTGGACGAGGAGATGCGCCCCTCACGGTGTTCGACTCGACGGGGCTCGCCGTACAAGACGTCGCGCTCGCCCGGGTCGTGCACGCCGCCGCGCGCGAGCGTGGCGTCGGCACGGGCTTCGACTTCTTCCGCTGA
- a CDS encoding protein kinase domain-containing protein, translated as MTTDKGEDERRLPDSDSGAAASPPPSRPAATSTLRGRHIAPRPASSPFFRNEALPGAHLYDGPPPSVTATPAAAAPLLFVCDECWRTFTDGSQLSCACERPRPDEGWAAMPYVLRGRFLFVELLGRGGMGAVFRAYDQASKDRPWVAVKVIQKGAPELEVSLKEMFRREVAAAQMLAQHKQFFVDVLGFDDVAPAHLALEYVPWQTLADLVASLPAIERRLPPAQVARIGIAVLRGVAKMHFHRIVHRDLTPANIFVRYVPEREGYDVKITDLGLWAFDQVQGESDSLSLVAMPGTAGTAAYMSPEQSTGEKVGAASDLHAIGSVLWELATGSVPYPATPDGRVHEIIERRAKTLRERPSRPSYMPEGLYHVLVKALSFEAESRFSAANDMRKALEAFVASYQQERLRDLEDALGRIDGLARKVTSLRDKMTPMREVLERLSLLGAILREAQEQRGEAEPAVLRTIADNTETQLDQITRELGALAEWLRVLGEKKDLPSGEKSGRREIEVLAPREGRATRASGKQGGESRERLLWGIAVGLLMIVLGLFLWRARG; from the coding sequence GTGACGACGGACAAGGGCGAGGACGAGCGAAGGCTTCCGGACAGCGACAGCGGCGCGGCGGCGAGCCCCCCGCCGAGCCGCCCCGCGGCCACGTCGACGCTTCGTGGCAGGCACATCGCGCCTCGCCCCGCCTCGTCGCCCTTCTTCCGCAACGAGGCCCTGCCGGGCGCCCACCTCTACGACGGCCCTCCGCCCTCCGTCACCGCGACCCCGGCCGCCGCGGCGCCGCTGCTCTTCGTCTGCGACGAGTGCTGGCGGACCTTCACCGACGGCTCGCAGCTCTCCTGCGCTTGCGAGCGACCTCGCCCGGACGAGGGCTGGGCTGCGATGCCCTACGTCCTGCGGGGCCGCTTCCTCTTCGTCGAGCTGCTCGGCCGCGGCGGCATGGGCGCGGTCTTCCGGGCCTACGATCAGGCCTCGAAGGACAGGCCCTGGGTCGCGGTGAAGGTCATCCAGAAGGGCGCCCCGGAGCTCGAGGTTTCGCTCAAGGAGATGTTCCGCCGCGAGGTCGCCGCGGCGCAGATGCTCGCGCAGCACAAGCAGTTCTTCGTCGACGTCCTCGGCTTCGACGACGTCGCGCCGGCGCACCTCGCGCTCGAGTACGTCCCCTGGCAGACCCTCGCCGACCTCGTGGCCTCCTTGCCCGCGATCGAGCGGCGCCTGCCGCCGGCCCAGGTCGCGCGTATCGGCATCGCCGTCCTGCGTGGCGTGGCCAAGATGCATTTCCACCGCATCGTCCACCGCGACCTCACGCCGGCGAACATCTTCGTCCGCTACGTGCCCGAGCGGGAGGGCTACGACGTCAAGATCACCGACCTCGGCCTCTGGGCCTTCGATCAGGTGCAGGGCGAGAGTGACTCGCTCTCCCTCGTGGCCATGCCCGGCACCGCGGGCACGGCGGCGTACATGAGCCCCGAGCAATCGACGGGCGAGAAGGTCGGCGCCGCGTCGGATCTACACGCGATCGGCTCGGTCCTCTGGGAGCTCGCGACGGGCTCGGTCCCGTACCCCGCGACCCCCGACGGGCGCGTGCACGAGATCATCGAGCGGCGCGCCAAGACCCTGCGCGAGCGGCCGTCGCGGCCCTCGTACATGCCGGAGGGGCTGTATCACGTGCTCGTCAAGGCGCTCTCGTTCGAGGCCGAGTCGCGCTTCTCCGCGGCGAACGACATGCGCAAGGCGCTCGAGGCCTTCGTCGCGTCGTACCAGCAGGAGCGGCTGCGCGACCTCGAGGATGCGCTCGGCCGCATCGACGGCCTCGCCCGCAAGGTGACGAGCCTGCGCGACAAGATGACGCCGATGCGCGAGGTGCTCGAGCGGCTCTCGTTGCTCGGCGCGATCTTGCGCGAGGCGCAGGAGCAACGTGGCGAGGCCGAGCCGGCCGTGCTCCGGACGATCGCGGACAACACCGAGACGCAGCTCGACCAGATCACGCGTGAGCTCGGCGCGCTCGCCGAGTGGCTGCGGGTGCTCGGCGAGAAGAAGGATCTGCCGTCGGGGGAGAAGTCGGGGCGGCGCGAGATCGAGGTGCTCGCGCCGCGCGAGGGCCGGGCCACGCGCGCCTCGGGCAAGCAGGGAGGGGAGAGCCGCGAGCGCCTGCTCTGGGGCATCGCGGTGGGGCTCCTGATGATCGTGCTCGGCCTGTTCTTGTGGCGGGCGCGGGGCTGA
- a CDS encoding YoaK family protein, producing the protein MSVALHTPPTIFSMRHVPSWLLLALAGGAVNAGAFMACQRFVTHVTGLTTQLGMDIGLWSLMAEYGVVVLCFIAGAGASVLALEGRHQRGKEPLHAVPLVLVSFVLAGVAVAGHVGTFGPFGASVEQPTDFLLLSLLSFAMGLQNATVATSTGMAIRTTHMTGPATDLGVHLATSFFTEGEARRNALRGAALRGGKIIAFATGGALMVPVVHAGGYLAFLFPGMTIVAATALSFIPGFSVEARPSPPALSRNHRIA; encoded by the coding sequence ATGTCTGTCGCTCTCCACACGCCGCCCACGATCTTTTCGATGCGCCACGTGCCGAGCTGGCTCTTGCTCGCGCTCGCGGGCGGGGCCGTCAACGCGGGCGCATTCATGGCTTGCCAGCGCTTCGTCACGCACGTCACGGGCTTGACCACGCAGCTCGGTATGGATATCGGGCTGTGGAGCCTCATGGCGGAGTATGGCGTGGTGGTGCTCTGCTTCATCGCGGGCGCCGGGGCCTCCGTGCTCGCGCTGGAGGGCCGCCACCAGCGCGGCAAGGAGCCATTACACGCGGTTCCGCTGGTGCTCGTGTCGTTCGTGCTCGCGGGGGTCGCGGTGGCCGGTCATGTGGGGACCTTCGGGCCGTTCGGCGCCTCGGTCGAGCAGCCCACGGACTTCCTGCTGCTGTCGCTCCTGAGCTTCGCCATGGGGCTGCAGAACGCGACGGTCGCGACGAGCACGGGGATGGCCATCCGGACGACCCACATGACGGGGCCGGCGACGGATCTCGGCGTGCACCTCGCCACCTCGTTCTTCACGGAAGGGGAGGCCCGGCGCAACGCGCTGCGGGGCGCCGCGTTGCGCGGCGGAAAGATCATCGCATTCGCGACGGGCGGGGCCTTGATGGTGCCGGTCGTGCATGCCGGCGGCTACCTGGCGTTCCTGTTCCCCGGGATGACCATCGTGGCCGCGACCGCCCTGAGCTTCATCCCCGGCTTCAGCGTCGAGGCGAGGCCCTCGCCGCCTGCGCTGAGCCGAAACCATCGCATCGCATAA
- a CDS encoding adenylate/guanylate cyclase domain-containing protein — protein sequence MHLDLDAMSLTEIIRLQTELSQVLTRRFERPLALGFTDIVGSTAYFARFGDKAGRALQQLHHDLLCESIRPFEGRIVDVAGDGAFTCFASVEKAVRGLVVFLERAARVNETRSHEHRLVVRLGVHFGPVLTDGVIVSGDAVNLCARITSTADPGELRLSASALRESPPDIRVRAFPVPPVVVRGHPEPLVLFRFDWRDEHRLPGSVLVRETGDTFVLPRQDLISFGRLRGDEGTRGNDVVLSLRDTKLEQRVSRWHFELRRKPEGYVLRPLSRQPTEVDGRRVEAHGEALIQPGSIVRLSKAVTLEFLARQEAAPGNASPTLEPRSG from the coding sequence ATGCACCTCGACCTCGACGCGATGAGCTTGACGGAGATCATCCGGCTCCAGACCGAGCTCTCGCAGGTCCTCACGCGGCGTTTCGAGCGGCCGCTCGCGCTCGGGTTCACGGACATCGTGGGTTCGACCGCGTATTTCGCCCGCTTCGGCGACAAGGCGGGCCGCGCTTTGCAGCAGCTCCACCACGACCTCCTCTGCGAGTCGATCCGCCCCTTCGAGGGCCGCATCGTCGACGTCGCGGGCGACGGCGCGTTCACCTGCTTCGCGAGCGTCGAAAAGGCCGTCCGTGGGCTCGTCGTGTTCCTCGAGCGCGCCGCGCGGGTGAACGAGACCCGCAGCCACGAGCACCGCCTCGTGGTCCGCCTCGGCGTGCACTTCGGCCCCGTGCTCACGGACGGCGTGATCGTCTCGGGCGACGCGGTGAACCTCTGCGCCCGCATCACCTCCACGGCCGACCCCGGCGAGCTCCGCCTCTCGGCCTCTGCCTTGCGCGAATCGCCGCCCGACATCCGCGTGCGCGCCTTCCCCGTCCCGCCCGTGGTCGTCCGGGGCCACCCCGAGCCGCTCGTGCTCTTTCGCTTCGATTGGCGCGACGAACACCGCCTCCCCGGCTCCGTGCTCGTGCGCGAGACGGGCGACACCTTCGTATTGCCGCGGCAGGACCTCATCAGCTTCGGTCGATTGCGGGGGGACGAGGGGACGCGGGGGAACGACGTGGTCCTCTCGCTGCGTGATACGAAGCTCGAGCAGCGCGTGAGCCGCTGGCATTTCGAGCTCAGGCGAAAGCCCGAGGGATACGTGCTGCGGCCGCTGTCGCGGCAGCCGACGGAGGTGGACGGGCGGAGGGTCGAGGCGCATGGGGAAGCGCTCATCCAACCCGGGTCGATCGTGCGGCTCTCGAAGGCGGTGACGCTGGAGTTCCTGGCGAGGCAGGAGGCGGCCCCGGGCAATGCCTCGCCGACGCTGGAGCCGCGTTCGGGCTGA